The genomic window CTGGCCCTTGGTCTTTAACAGGCCGGCGATGATCTCCCCGCTGGCGTAGTAGGACTTGGTGGAGGTGGACTTCTCGAACGCGGCCGGCATTTCCACCAGGGGAATGTTGTAGACGCCGGCCATCTGTTCCTTGGCTTCCTTGGCCGACACGCCCATGAACTTGCCGATGATCTTCGCGCTCTCGTCCGGCTTGGCCTTCATGTAGGCCATGCCGTCGAGGTAGCCCTGCATCACCGCCATGATTTCCTTCGGACTGGACTTGATGGTCTTGTCGTCGAACACCAGCACGTCGGCGATCAGGCCGGGCGCGTCCTTGGACGAGAACACGACCTTGAACTTTTTGCCGCCGCCTTGGCCCAGCACCTGCGACAGGCTGGGCTCATAGGTCACGCCGATCGGCATCTGGCCCGAAGCCATGGCAGCCGGCACCGCTTCCGGCGTCATGTTGACCGGGGTGATGTCCTTCTCGCCCAGGCCCGCCGTCTTCATCGCATACGACAGCAGGAAGTCCGATGGCGACAGCGGGTTGTAGCCGATCTTCTTGCCCTTGAAGTCGGCGATTTTGGTGATGGACGCATCGGCCACGATGGCGTCGCCGCCGTTCGAATAGTCGATCGGCATCACCACCTTCTGCATCTGCCCCTTGGCCACCTGGCCGATCACCTGGTCATAGGTCAGCATCGCGCCCTGCAGGGAGCCGCTGGAGAGCGCTGGCGGAATCAGGGCCGGGTCGGCAAAGGGCTGCAGCTTGACCTTAATGCCGTATTTCTTGAAGAGGTCGAGCGACTCGGCCACGTAGAACGGCCCATAGCCTATCCAGACCACGGTGCCAATATTGAGGACAGGCGTTGCGCCATGGGCGGACATGCCCATGGCCAGCGCGGCGGCGCCGGCGGCCAGGCTGCGCAGGAACAGGCGCTTGGCGGGGGAGGCAGTGCGGGCGGTACAGTCTGCTGCGTTCATGAAGGCTCCTGGTCTGGGGTAATGGGCGTGGGAGAACGCAATGCTCAAGTTCTCCCGGGCTTTTATCCCTCCGTGGAGCTTCGTCGGAACGAAGCCGGCCCACTCTCGGACCAGTCACCCGCGGCATCGCTGCCGCCGGCCGGAACCCTAGTGTGCCTCAGTCTGAACAAGGCGCCTGTCTTCAGGCGCCCGTTCTCCCTGCATGCGGTAGTAAGCAATAGGAATGCCAGGCCGGATGGTACGCAGCAGGCCTTGGAACGCACTCGCACAGTGCAAAAAGCTAATGCCCTGCCCCATGAATAGCAGGCGCCCGGGCTGTCGCGCACTTTACGGTGCACGATACAGGAACCGCGATGAGGCGAGCGGCATGCAGAGACCGGTCAGGCCAGATGCCGCAGTCGGCCTTGCGGCAAGGCCAAAATGCGCTTGCAGAGTTCCGCGGCGCCGAGCATCGCCAGGTTCGTGGCGGCCCGACTCGGGAGGGTGTCGCTGACCGCGTGGAATGAGCGCCGCGGCATGTCTGTGCAAAACATGTTCAAGACCGCAGGCGCATGCCGCCCATGGCGGAAAGGCGACGCTGCATTGCGATTGACATGGGTCGAGATGTTCAGCCCAAGCCTTCATAAGTGGGGAAGTCGTGTCGGAGGACGCCCCAGCCGGGCTGTAAACGCCATCAGGCCGGACAGCGCCGGCCTGATGGTTGATTTGAATCGATGGCGCCCGGTGCCGGCGCTGCTAGTTCCTGATCTCCAGCGCGCGGTTCAGGCTCAACGCCGCCAGCGAGCCGACCGCGCCCGACAGCAGATAGAGGCTGACATAGGCCAGGCCGAAGTGGGCCGACAGGCCCAGCGCCACCAGCGGCG from Noviherbaspirillum sp. L7-7A includes these protein-coding regions:
- a CDS encoding ABC transporter substrate-binding protein; the encoded protein is MNAADCTARTASPAKRLFLRSLAAGAAALAMGMSAHGATPVLNIGTVVWIGYGPFYVAESLDLFKKYGIKVKLQPFADPALIPPALSSGSLQGAMLTYDQVIGQVAKGQMQKVVMPIDYSNGGDAIVADASITKIADFKGKKIGYNPLSPSDFLLSYAMKTAGLGEKDITPVNMTPEAVPAAMASGQMPIGVTYEPSLSQVLGQGGGKKFKVVFSSKDAPGLIADVLVFDDKTIKSSPKEIMAVMQGYLDGMAYMKAKPDESAKIIGKFMGVSAKEAKEQMAGVYNIPLVEMPAAFEKSTSTKSYYASGEIIAGLLKTKGQIGAVPPAESTFDGQFVRALQKK